GCTTTCACATAGGCGGCTTCGTCAACACCGGGCGGTACACGATTAGCCAGCAGGTCTAACAGGAATTCTTCTTCGCCAGCAGGCGGACTCTTCAGCAGCTCGACAAGCGCGGCCATTTGGGTTGCATCTAATGGTTTTGGCGCAATCCCCTCAGCGGCACGTTCAGCTACGTGCTTACGGTATTCTTCTAGCACGACGGTTCTCCTCGCTCTCATTGTCATAATGCGGCAGGCGTTTCTCTTCACGCTCCTGTGAGACAGCAGTTTGTAGGGTAAATCCGCGAACCGCGCCGGGCAGCATAGCAGGAATTTCAGGGGGTGTTAATCTGTTTACAAAAAAGCAACATTAAATCCCGGCTGAATCGTTACAGATGGCATAAAGCAGACGGCAGAGGGGTTTAGCGAAAAATAATCCTCGAACCGCCGAGAAAACAAACGGCTCCGCAGAGCCGTTACGTTAAGACAATGTTAAAGCTTGCCGAGAATATCCAGCCCCCAGCTACGGCTGTATTTCTCCGGGTTCAGGCTCTCATCAACCAGTTTGCCCAGCAGGTACTTTTTCACCGTTTCACGGTTATCTACCTGCTGATGGTGCGCAACGTTGGCCAGTTGACCGCGTCCATTGTAGTTGAGCGTGGTGCTGTTCTCCTCGCTGTTTTCGACCACATGGTAGTAGTAACTTTGTGAGGATTTCTGCGTGCCCAATGCCAGCGGAATCGACGGATCGATCGCCTGGTGCCATGCAGCGCTCAGGTTGCTACGCGTCGTCTGCTTCACGCTCTTAGAGCTGTCGCTGTGGGCGTTGGCTTCCGTTGACTGCGAGGCGGTGTAGGCAAAGCGGTCTTTCTCCTGCAGCTTCGCGGGATTCACCGACTTCTCCGTCTGCGTCAGCGAGAGTGAAAAATCATTCAGCCCGCTGAGCTGTGAGGCGCCGTTATCACCGATGCGAATCGCATTGGTCGCCACGACAGGCATTGTTTCGGCGCTGGTATTGCTGTTAAGCGCGCGGAAAACCGCCTTCAGCGCCGCCATCTGCTCATAATTGCCCTGCCCGGCAGTGCGCGCTTTATCGAATTTACTGTCCCACGCGCTTAAGGCGATTTGCTGCTGCGCGGCGTTGCCGGCAAAGGCGGAGTGCGCCATGTCGCTGCTCATTTTCAGCGAGAAGTCGCCATCTTCATAAGCCGTGGAGCGTGTTTTGTTATCCGCATGGAAATTGAGCGACTGTAACGACTTGTCGTCGTTACGCAGGTCGGTTTTCAGATCCACCGATTTCAGCAAGCGCGTATCAAACTGGGTTAAGCCGCTGATGTCCAACTGCGGTTGCTGCTTGCCGAGGCCGCTCAGGGTCTCTCCCAGCGCTTTACCGAGGCCCGCGATAGCGGCGGCTTCGTCGTCATTGAGCGCTTCGCCGTCGGTTTTCAGCTGAACGGTCATGCCGTCATCCTGCTGGCTCATCACCAACTGCACTTTGGTGCCGGACTGAGTGACGATATCCATGGTGATGGCTGAATCATAAGGCGCGCGGGCAATGCCCATATCCGCACCGCGCAGCGTCTGCACCACATCGCCACGGTTATCATTCAGGTTACTCAGCAGCGTGCTGCCAAGCGTGGCAAACGCGGAGACGGAGGTGCCGCCGGAGGCCAGCCCCATCAGCCCCTGAATCTGGCTATGCTGCTGTTCGGCAATCGCCGGGTTCACTTTCTTAGGTATCAGCGAATAGACGGCGGCGATCTCCGGCGTCTGGCTGCCGAACATCACTTTTGTCGAGGCGTCATCCGCAGGGGATGCTTTGTTTACAGATGCGGGCGCGGCAGTGCCGACCCGCGCAGAGGTACTGACCCGCGCGGCTGATGGCAGTAGCGCAGTAAGGTTAAGGCCGTTAATCATGGCGATGAAACTCCCTCTCACCGAAATAGTAAATAAGTAACATCGGCAACGTGCGGTGAAGGTTTATCGCTTTTGGCTGAAAAGCAGGCTCCCGTCACTTTTACGTATAAAAAAAGCGGGCCAGTTGCCTGAGCCCGCTTTTTAAGCTGCCAGCAGTCAACTTACATAATGTTGGCGACAGATTTTGCCAGCTGCGCTTCGAGGGCCGGTTTCGCCTCTTCGAATTTCAGGTTTACTTTGTTGGCGTTAGAGACCACACGGGTCTGGTATTTCGCACGGTTACCCTCTTCGGTGCTGGTCTGCAGCTTGATACCGGAGGTGCCCTGGCGCAGGGCGGCGATATTATCGGTGGTCACTTTCGCTTTGCTGCGCTCGGAGATCTGCAGGTCGGTGATCATAGTGAAGTTCACATCTTCCACCATCGCGTCTGCTGCGAGGCCAATCAGGCCAGCCGCCAGACCCACGCCCAGCGCGGCGCCGGAGGAGTTGCTGTTATAGGCGGTGATACCGGCACCCAGACCGGCACCAATCGCCGCGCCTTCGTAACCACTTTTCAGGTAGCCCTGCGTTTCACGCAGATCCATTTTGTCCGCTTTCAGCACGTTCGCCTGGATCCAGTAATAGGCCGTATCCGGAGAGGAAGTCACTTTGTAGCCTTTATCGCTCAGCTCTTTCGCCAGCAGGGTCTGCAAATTACTCATGTCTTTATCAGAGGTATTTTTCACCTGAATAAACACAGTTTTCTCAGAAGCCGGCTCCAGCCAGATGGTCTGGCTCATCTGAGTTTTTACATCCAGATTGCGTTTTTTGATAGCCGTCGTCATCGCGCCACAGCCGGAGAGGGTAAACGCTGCCAGAACCATACCAACAACAGCGAGTTTTTTAATAGACATTAACGATTCCTTTATATTTCGAACACCAGAAGAACAACAAATGCGGCAAAGGCAGGACGGGAGCGATGAAACGCGGATAAGTGACAAAGTCCATGTCATGACGACGCCAGGCCACCCGCCTGAGGCGAGCGTGCCAATACTATTCTTAAGTGAGTTATCGGCTTCGTTATCAATTGGTTGAGGGCTAATTACCTACTAAATGTGGTGGTTCTGCGGCAGGAATAAAAAAAGCAGCCATATAGGCTGCTTTATTGTCGAACGCACAAGCGGCGTGAAGAGGTTTATTTCTTCTTCGCTTTCGGGTTCGGCAGGTCAGTGATGCTACCTTCGAACACTTCTGCGGCCAGGCCAACAGATTCGTGCAGCGTCGGGTGCGCGTGGATGGTCAGCGCGATATCTTCTGCATCACAGCCCATTTCGATCGCCAGACCGATTTCACCCAGC
This Kosakonia cowanii JCM 10956 = DSM 18146 DNA region includes the following protein-coding sequences:
- the traT gene encoding conjugal transfer complement resistance protein TraT — translated: MSIKKLAVVGMVLAAFTLSGCGAMTTAIKKRNLDVKTQMSQTIWLEPASEKTVFIQVKNTSDKDMSNLQTLLAKELSDKGYKVTSSPDTAYYWIQANVLKADKMDLRETQGYLKSGYEGAAIGAGLGAGITAYNSNSSGAALGVGLAAGLIGLAADAMVEDVNFTMITDLQISERSKAKVTTDNIAALRQGTSGIKLQTSTEEGNRAKYQTRVVSNANKVNLKFEEAKPALEAQLAKSVANIM